A stretch of the Caldalkalibacillus salinus genome encodes the following:
- a CDS encoding response regulator, which yields MIRVMIVEDDPMVLEVNEGFLARVTGFELAVSVTTGAQALKQLDIAQPHLVLLDMYLPDISGLEVIRHIRHHQKPCDVIALTAASDSETVQEVLRLGATDYLVKPFRYQRFEAALEEYRKRWKAFQHTDRLKQEDIDQWKQLRSRQSEGDHALPKGLSETTLKQILDTLLETTAPITADQLAMSTGMARVTVRRYLDYLAKEGKVEVHVQYGTVGRPSHYYAIS from the coding sequence ATGATACGTGTCATGATTGTTGAAGACGATCCAATGGTACTAGAAGTGAATGAAGGATTTTTGGCCCGTGTCACTGGGTTTGAGCTTGCCGTTTCAGTCACAACAGGTGCACAAGCGTTAAAGCAATTAGACATCGCGCAACCCCATCTTGTCCTACTAGATATGTACCTCCCCGATATATCCGGACTCGAAGTAATCAGGCATATCCGTCATCATCAAAAGCCATGCGATGTCATTGCTCTCACAGCTGCAAGTGACTCAGAAACGGTACAGGAGGTCTTAAGGTTAGGCGCTACAGATTATCTGGTCAAGCCTTTTCGCTATCAACGTTTTGAAGCCGCATTGGAAGAGTACAGGAAGCGTTGGAAGGCTTTTCAACATACGGATAGATTGAAACAAGAGGATATTGATCAGTGGAAACAACTCAGATCGAGACAATCCGAAGGAGACCACGCCTTACCCAAAGGATTAAGCGAAACCACGTTAAAACAAATTCTCGATACATTACTGGAGACAACCGCACCTATAACCGCCGACCAGCTGGCGATGAGTACAGGTATGGCGCGCGTGACTGTAAGACGTTATCTGGACTATCTTGCTAAGGAAGGCAAGGTTGAGGTGCATGTACAGTACGGGACCGTGGGAAGACCTAGTCACTATTACGCTATTTCATGA
- a CDS encoding DctP family TRAP transporter solute-binding subunit produces the protein MKTHVLAVRVTTRLTLILTLLLLFISACQNVEYPEDHEQLSQDERLVIRFSHIVGEQTPKGLAARRFAQEIKEKSNGYIEVQVFPNGYLYKDGEELDALLRGDIQMIAPATSKLTELVPEWEVIDLPFAFRSVDEVHQYLEGPIGDRLMDKLQQQGLEPLQVWDNGFKHMTNDQGPLRSPQDFSGLTFRIMPSRVLEDQFAYLGASTMVHSFDEVFQNLEQNIVDGQENTFSNIVSKDLHTLQTHMTNSHHGYLGYVVLTNQDFWKGLTEENRRLIQETISEVTAWEVQKAKEMNEQNDKDIDQCQCIERHTLTERERQMWEEALYPVYQNFIDRYDATYIYSLPKFIED, from the coding sequence ATGAAAACACATGTACTAGCCGTCCGAGTGACGACACGTCTCACACTGATACTCACGCTCCTTTTGCTTTTCATAAGTGCCTGTCAAAACGTCGAGTACCCAGAGGACCATGAACAGCTAAGTCAGGATGAACGTTTGGTCATAAGGTTCTCTCATATCGTCGGCGAACAAACCCCTAAAGGGTTAGCCGCGAGACGTTTTGCTCAAGAGATTAAGGAAAAAAGCAATGGTTATATTGAGGTTCAAGTTTTTCCTAATGGCTACCTGTATAAGGACGGGGAAGAGTTAGACGCGCTTCTTAGAGGAGATATTCAAATGATTGCACCTGCCACTTCTAAATTGACAGAGCTTGTCCCAGAGTGGGAGGTCATTGATTTGCCTTTCGCTTTCCGAAGTGTCGACGAGGTGCATCAGTACTTAGAGGGCCCCATTGGGGATAGGTTGATGGACAAGCTACAACAGCAGGGACTTGAACCTTTACAAGTTTGGGATAACGGTTTCAAACATATGACCAATGACCAAGGTCCTTTACGTTCGCCTCAAGACTTTTCCGGGTTAACTTTCAGAATTATGCCCAGCCGTGTCTTAGAGGATCAGTTTGCTTATCTTGGCGCCAGTACAATGGTCCATTCATTCGATGAAGTGTTTCAAAATTTAGAACAAAATATTGTCGACGGGCAAGAAAATACGTTTTCGAACATTGTCAGTAAAGATTTACATACATTACAAACACATATGACGAACAGCCATCACGGTTATCTAGGGTATGTTGTACTTACGAATCAAGATTTTTGGAAGGGCTTAACGGAAGAAAACCGAAGGCTTATCCAAGAAACCATATCAGAAGTAACAGCATGGGAAGTGCAAAAAGCAAAAGAAATGAATGAACAAAATGATAAAGATATTGACCAGTGCCAGTGTATCGAGCGGCACACTTTAACGGAAAGAGAAAGACAAATGTGGGAAGAAGCGTTATATCCTGTCTATCAAAACTTTATAGACCGTTATGACGCTACATATATATACAGTCTTCC